A single Lactuca sativa cultivar Salinas chromosome 8, Lsat_Salinas_v11, whole genome shotgun sequence DNA region contains:
- the LOC111893706 gene encoding 50S ribosomal protein L16, chloroplastic translates to MAIAMAAKIARSLLAVRSSSSMPSTGFARSSVASLSDSLGAVNLNRATGSYSPINLRFYSTVVNIQRMKFPKYRKGRIEGIRDGGNEICFGKYALQALECARITAKQLEAGRRALQLNVRRGGKGGKVWVRIFPYKSVTSKPAEVRMGRGKGSISHWVAPVQRGQIIYEMGGVTESLAKRAIQIAGSKMPIQTRSIIRDAKTKEIGIR, encoded by the coding sequence ATGGCAATTGCAATGGCGGCTAAGATCGCTCGATCGCTTCTAGCCGTCAGATCATCATCTTCCATGCCCTCAACCGGCTTTGCTCGCTCCTCCGTAGCATCTCTCTCCGACTCTCTTGGCGCCGTTAATCTGAATAGAGCAACCGGTTCGTATTCACCGATCAACCTTCGATTCTATAGCACCGTTGTGAATATCCAAAGAATGAAATTCCCTAAATACCGAAAAGGAAGAATCGAAGGAATTCGTGATGGAGGTAACGAGATCTGTTTCGGTAAATACGCACTTCAGGCGCTTGAATGTGCACGGATCACAGCTAAACAGCTGGAAGCTGGCCGAAGAGCGCTGCAGTTGAATGTACGTCGCGGCGGGAAAGGAGGTAAGGTGTGGGTCCGTATATTCCCATATAAATCTGTAACATCGAAACCTGCAGAAGTACGAATGGGTAGAGGGAAAGGATCTATTTCACATTGGGTAGCTCCAGTTCAACGAGGTCAGATTATTTATGAAATGGGAGGAGTAACAGAAAGTTTGGCCAAAAGGGCGATACAGATAGCAGGTTCTAAAATGCCTATACAAACAAGATCCATCATCCGGGATGCAAAAACTAAGGAGATTGGCATTCGGTGA
- the LOC111893707 gene encoding multiple organellar RNA editing factor 2, chloroplastic: protein MAATTAAAIGRSLLTLRSSSSFLVMSKRLFSSSSSIGRASPLPGFSRPVRSTVSLSHSLRVFAPGAVRLNTIRCRVTRAGGAYSPLNSGSNFSDRPPTEMAPLFPGCDYEHWLIVMDKPGGEGATKQQMIDCYVETLSKVLGSEEEAKKKIYNVSCERYFGFGCEIDEETSNKLEGLPGVLFVLPDSYVDAENKDYGAELYVNGEIVQRSPERQRRVEPVPQRVQDRPRYNDRTRYVRRRENSR from the exons ATGGCGGCGACAACGGCGGCGGCCATTGGCCGGTCACTTCTAACCTTACGATCATCCTCTTCGTTCCTTGTCATGTCCAAGCGTCTGTTTTCGTCTTCATCTTCCATAGGTAGAGCTTCTCCCCTACCCGGATTTTCTCGACCCGTCCGGTCGACGGTTTCTCTTTCACACTCCCTCCGAGTGTTCGCACCAGGTGCGGTTCGCCTGAACACTATCCGGTGCCGTGTAACCCGCGCCGGAGGTGCTTATTCTCCTCTGAACTCCGGTTCGAACTTCAGTGATCGACCACCGACGGAGATGGCGCCGCTGTTCCCCGGATGTGATTACGAGCATTGGTTAATCGTGATGGATAAGCCCGGCGGTGAAGGCGCCACCAAGCAGCAGATGATCGACTGCTATGTTGAAACCCTATCTAAAGTTCTAGGAAG TGAGGAAGAAGCAAAGAAGAAGATATATAACGTTTCTTGTGAGAGGTATTTTGGATTTGGGTGCGAGATTGATGAAGAGACATCAAACAAGCTTGAAG GGCTGCCTGGTGTGCTTTTTGTGCTACCAGATTCATATGTGGATGCTGAAAATAAAGATTATGGAG CTGAGCTGTATGTAAATGGAGAGATTGTCCAGAGATCCCCTGAAAGGCAGAGGAGGGTTGAACCAGTTCCACAAAGAGTGCAAGACAGGCCCAGATACAATGATCGAACAAGATATGTCAGGCGTCGTGAAAATAGCCGCTAG
- the LOC111893688 gene encoding exocyst complex component EXO84A encodes METSPPASKFRFRDHGDDMENGESVVDDTSSEPSSVTSDEDSDIESDELASMTAKGINHLCLELIELKQASEVDFQDNIISNYLSFIRVFRETKGINNEVMQLKYHLMSQKQLVQNLMDGAYLKAVSDDPMDTVLEEHPLDDQNPTTFFKTCADEVLETLDNLLFEHRLEEALGIFEIEDGNSPKVKLQEDVSPDVWMCYKSDMAERRVKLADKLTLVADNTRISAAELQKSLVGLSRLGFDHLATRLLFKYYHTRITSGVNNLQSSARFLPGIHIHDLAKYVFSMMYQAARSFVMLHGEASTYDSELMKWACEETEAFASCFNTHVRLISHTGDGLSMVVNSLHSAMSYCSMLESQKLVLQPCLIEHILPCIEGFLKTHFDHFKKVISIFTSNDDWVMGRYLVSGMLTEDDSSLAEYCLLTNSGRKFMSLLQTAIEDVSSLVSILGSSILEELMNLFTEYVFLLQTALTHETNHVVSRIQKAESLSQKVSVFANLSTLEEFFFIVIRNLFTNANDLKIVIESHMESVAGTFNRLRTEFCKQFIHDIMSNEASCIREHSDIKLLHDLMPSLPYQILFLELRKVEELAEENVVEFDWLVRLLIELIEATFDWISRNHEIWMTNKEDTTVDESDRLTQFAIDMQFVVEIARRGGYLTTNMMNSSKDGVLEMESAIVSGGFDINRYVVDYEKVAKSAMEAIEELEALEEEKWKSDEGSEEYQSYFSSDSIEDDDDDDDNERFKEVYLEPQPTEMSDDVCVEEEEGVSVVNVEIKEVVSLTTSDELLQLKKIRRVSKVVLQNQE; translated from the exons ATGGAAACATCTCCTCCCGCATCAAAATTCCGATTCAGAGATCACGGTGATGATATGGAGAACGGAGAATCTGTCGTCGATGATACAAGTTCTGAACCGTCTTCAGTCACCAGCGATGAAGACTCCGACATCGAGTCTGATGAGCTTGCATCAATGACCGCCAAG GGGATCAATCATCTATGTTTAGAACTCATAGAGTTGAAGCAAGCATCAGAAGTTGATTTCCAAGATAACATAATCTCCAATTACTTATCCTTCATCAG GGTTTTTAGAGAAACAAAAGGTATAAACAATGAGGTGATGCAGTTGAAGTATCATCTGATGTCCCAAAAACAGCTTGTTCAGAATCTGATGGATGGTGCTTATCTAAAGGCTGTATCAGATGATCCAATGGACACAGTCCTTGAGGAACACCCACTTGATGATCAAAACCCAACTACTTTTTTCAAGACTTGTGCTGATGAGGTATTAGAAACCCTAGACAACCTTCTGTTTGAGCATAGATTAGAAGAAGCATTGGGGATTTTTGAGATAGAAGATGGAAATTCTCCAAAAGTGAAATTACAAGAGGATGTTTCACCAGATGTCTGGATGTGCTATAAATCTGACATGGCTGAAAGGAGGGTGAAGCTTGCAGATAAGCTAACACTGGTGGCTGACAACACAAGAATCTCTGCTGCAGAACTGCAAAAATCATTAGTTGGACTTTCCCGACTTGGTTTTGATCATCTTGCAACTCGTTTACTTTTCAAATATTACCATACTCGCATCACATCTGGTGTAAACAATTTGCAATCTTCAGCAAGATTTCTACCTGGGATTCACATTCATGATCTAGCAAAATACGTATTTTCCATGATGTATCAAGCAGCAAGGAGTTTTGTTATGCTACATGGAGAAGCTTCAACTTATGATTCAGAACTTATGAAATGGGCATGCGAGGAAACAGAAGCTTTTGCTTCTTGCTTCAATACACATGTTAGATTGATTTCACATACTGGTGACGGGTTGTCAATGGTGGTCAACTCTTTACATTCTGCCATGTCATATTGCTCTATGTTAGAAAGCCAAAAGTTAGTGTTACAACCATGTTTGATCGAACACATCCTTCCTTGTATAGAAGGTTTTTTGAAGACTCATTTTGATCATTTCAAGAAAGTCATCAGCATCTTCACATCTAATGATGATTGGGTTATGGGAAGATATCTGGTATCAGGAATGTTGACAGAAGACGACTCTTCATTGGCTGAGTATTGCTTACTCACCAACAGTGGCAGAAAGTTCATGTCACTGCTACAG ACAGCTATCGAAGATGTTTCATCTTTGGTTTCTATTTTGGGAAGTTCAATTCTTGAAGAGCTCATGAACTTGTTTACAGAGTATGTTTTCCTCCTTCAAACAGCACTCACCCATGAAACAAACCATGTTGTATCAAGAATCCAAAAGGCAGAATCATTGTCACAAAAAGTTTCAGTATTTGCCAATTTATCAACACTCGAGGAATTCTTCTTCATTGTGATCAGAAACTTATTCACAAACGCAAACGATTTAAAGATTGTAATTGAAAGTCACATGGAATCAGTTGCAGGCACTTTCAATAGACTGAGAACTGAATTTTGTAAGCAGTTTATACATGACATAATGTCTAATGAAGCTTCTTGCATTAGGGAGCATAGTGATATCAAGTTGTTGCATGATCTAATGCCTTCTCTTCCTTATCAG ATATTGTTTCTGGAACTAAGGAAAGTAGAAGAACTTGCTGAAGAGAATGTGGTTGAATTTGATTGGTTGGTGAGGTTACTGATAGAGCTCATTGAAGCCACATTCGATTGGATTTCCAGAAATCATGAAATCTGGATGACTAACAAGGAGGATACAACTGTTGATGAATCTGATAGATTAACTCAG TTTGCGATTGACATGCAATTTGTGGTTGAAATCGCAAGGCGTGGAGGATACTTAACCACAAATATGATGAATTCTTCAAAAGATGGTGTATTAGAGATGGAATCAGCCATTGTTTCTGGTGGATTTGATATAAACAG ATACGTGGTTGATTATGAGAAGGTAGCCAAGTCTGCCATGGAAGCTATCGAAGAGCTTGAAGCacttgaagaagaaaaatggaagtcGGATGAAGGGAGTGAAGAATACCAATCATATTTTTCAAGCGACTCgattgaagatgatgatgatgatgatgacaatgAAAGGTTTAAAGAAGTTTACTTGGAACCTCAACCAACAGAGATGTCAGATGATGTTTGTGTTGAAGAGGAGGAGGGTGTTAGTGTTGTGAATGTGGAGATAAAAGAGGTTGTTAGTTTAACAACTTCTGATGAGTTGTTGCAGCTCAAGAAGATAAGAAGGGTTAGCAAAGTGGTTCTTCAAAACCAAGAATGA